The Actinomycetota bacterium genome contains the following window.
ATCCGCCACGGACTCTTTGACTTAACCGTAGAAAGTGCCTGGCAAATCTGAGCAATTTCCATACCGCAAATCGATCCAACGCCAATCGCTGCTAAAGCGTTGAGCACATTATGTTCACCGAGCAAGGGAAGTCGCACATTATTTTCTTCGTTTTCAAATTGAACATCGAAGGCATATGTACCGTCTGGCATGGTCTGTAAGTTCGTGGCACGAATATCCGCACCAGTACCGAAACCATATGTAATTACCTGGGCACTGGTCACTTCGCGCATTGCGATTACATTTGGGTCATCATGGTTTAGCACTGCCCAGTCAAAATGTCCGAGCCCTTGGACGATTTCTGATTTCGCCTTTGCAATGTTCTCAATAGACCCAACTTCACCGATGTGTGCCTGGCCAACATTTGTTACCACAGCGATGTTGGGTCGGGCAATTTCGCATAGATAACTGATGTGGCCAAGTCCGCGCATGCCCATTTCTAATACCAAATTTTTCGTCGTTGTAGGTGCCGAAAGAATGGTCAGAGGTAAACCCAATTCGTTATTCGGCGAACCTGGCGGGGCAATTGTTTCTCCCGAAGTAGCCAAGACTTGTCCAATTATGTCCTTCGTTGAGGTCTTACCCGACGATCCCGTAATGCCAATTACATTGGCCTTTGAAAGTTCTGCCCGGTAGTGTGCTGAGATTTTTCCTAGGGCATAAACGACCGGATCTATTTCCGAATTTAGAGCTGGTACTACCACTCCAGGACCGGTAATTTCCCGCGAGACCAGCGCGGCAAGTGCGCCATTTTTGGCAGCCTGCGCCACAAAGTCATGTCCGTCAACTCGCTCGCCGACAATTGCAGCAAATAGTCCATCTGAACTCTTCGTCCGAGAATCGGTCGAAACAGACTTTATAACTAAATCTGCATCGCCAACTACTCGCCCACCAGTAATTTGCGCAATTTGACCAAGAGTGAAGTTAAGCATCCGAAAGACTTTCTAAAATCACGGCAACATCATCGAATTCAGCAATCACACCATTTGCCTCTTGACCTAGCTCATGCCCTTTACCCAAAACTGCGATCACATCTCCAGTCTGCGCTATAGAAAGTGCGTGATTAATAGCAGCCCGTCGATCACCAATTTCAATTACCTGGGTTGGCAGACCAACGGTGCCTTTAAATATTGCGGACCGGATTTCTGCTGGATCTTCGAATCGTGGATTATCATCGGTGATTATCAAGACATCCGATAATTCAGCCGATACTTGACCCATTATTGCCCGTTTACTGGAATCGCGGTTACCGCCACAACCCAGAACTGTTATTAAGCGAGTTGGGTTTGCATTTCTAATTTCACTTAGCACTTTTTCGACCGCATCCGGTGTGTGTGCGTAGTCCACCAGGGCTAATGCACCATTTCGTTGCCCGACTATCTGCATCCGACCCGGGACTTGAGCCAAATTTGCGAACGCGACTTTCACCTCATCAGGATCAATACCTAAGTTGGCGCACGCCGCTAAACAGAGCGATGCATTTACGGTGTTAAATAATCCATACATTGGAAGTTCAATTGAATAAACCCCACTGGGTCCGTGTAGCGTGAAAGTGGTGCTGCCAGCAAGTTCCGTTTTTGCTGAAGTAATCTGCCAATCACCATCTTGGCCAACCGAGATGATGGATTCTGCGTCAGTAACATTGAGTAACTGCCGGCCCCAATTATCATCTCTGTAAATAACTGCGATCTTGCTTTTTCCGCCAGTAAATAGTTTGGCCTTTGCCCAGAAGTAATGCTCCATTGTTCCATGGAAATCCAAATGATCCTGCGTTAAATTTGTGAAGATTGCCAAATCGAAAGTGATACCAGCAACTCGCTCTAACTCCAATGCGTGGCTTGAAACTTCCATGCAAACAGTGTCCACATTTTTTGCCACCATCTCAGCAAGGATTGAAAAAAGATCTGTGGATTCGGGAGTAGTTCTGGCGCTTGGAATTTTATATTCGCCAATGAAAGCGCCAAGCGTGCCGATGGTACCAACGCTACTCCCATGTTCGCTAAGTAAAGATTGCATCATCTGAGTGACAGTTGTCTTTCCATTAGTTCCCGTGACGCCAATTATCCGCAATTTAGACTGCGGATTCCCGTATAGCTCAGCGGCAATGGTAGCCATGTCGGCTCGAGGTGATGAAAGTTTTAGCCAAGGGAAATTCTCTTTTGCAAGAATCTCGCAACCATGTGCATCGCTAGCCACTGCAACCGCTCCTCGGCTAACCGCCTCAGCAAGAAATTCGATTCCATGATGAGTTAGTCCCGGGATGGCGACATAAAGGAAACCAGGTTGAACCGCTCTAGAATCATGAGTCAACCCAACTATTT
Protein-coding sequences here:
- a CDS encoding UDP-N-acetylmuramoyl-L-alanyl-D-glutamate--2,6-diaminopimelate ligase; the protein is MAKFRHQVKSGQPLLLSGDTVSANLVQPTTLAQLARELEFEHALDAQIVGLTHDSRAVQPGFLYVAIPGLTHHGIEFLAEAVSRGAVAVASDAHGCEILAKENFPWLKLSSPRADMATIAAELYGNPQSKLRIIGVTGTNGKTTVTQMMQSLLSEHGSSVGTIGTLGAFIGEYKIPSARTTPESTDLFSILAEMVAKNVDTVCMEVSSHALELERVAGITFDLAIFTNLTQDHLDFHGTMEHYFWAKAKLFTGGKSKIAVIYRDDNWGRQLLNVTDAESIISVGQDGDWQITSAKTELAGSTTFTLHGPSGVYSIELPMYGLFNTVNASLCLAACANLGIDPDEVKVAFANLAQVPGRMQIVGQRNGALALVDYAHTPDAVEKVLSEIRNANPTRLITVLGCGGNRDSSKRAIMGQVSAELSDVLIITDDNPRFEDPAEIRSAIFKGTVGLPTQVIEIGDRRAAINHALSIAQTGDVIAVLGKGHELGQEANGVIAEFDDVAVILESLSDA
- a CDS encoding UDP-N-acetylmuramoyl-tripeptide--D-alanyl-D-alanine ligase, whose protein sequence is MLNFTLGQIAQITGGRVVGDADLVIKSVSTDSRTKSSDGLFAAIVGERVDGHDFVAQAAKNGALAALVSREITGPGVVVPALNSEIDPVVYALGKISAHYRAELSKANVIGITGSSGKTSTKDIIGQVLATSGETIAPPGSPNNELGLPLTILSAPTTTKNLVLEMGMRGLGHISYLCEIARPNIAVVTNVGQAHIGEVGSIENIAKAKSEIVQGLGHFDWAVLNHDDPNVIAMREVTSAQVITYGFGTGADIRATNLQTMPDGTYAFDVQFENEENNVRLPLLGEHNVLNALAAIGVGSICGMEIAQICQALSTVKSKSPWRMEKKVLPSGVTIINDAYNANPESMAAALRALSVIAPTGHSWAVLGEMAELGEFSLEQHDAIGRLAVRLDIAHLVVVGLSAKAMYLGALQEGSFNAEAVWFPEFSSACDYILERVASPDVLLFKASRIGRFEELAQLVSESLTDEVSSQ